One window of the Anopheles aquasalis chromosome X, idAnoAquaMG_Q_19, whole genome shotgun sequence genome contains the following:
- the LOC126572542 gene encoding potassium voltage-gated channel protein Shaker isoform X7, with protein MNIIDIIAIIPYFITLATVVAEEEDTLNLPKAPVSPQDKSTNQAMSLAILRVIRLVRVFRIFKLSRHSKGLQILGRTLKASMRELGLLIFFLFIGVVLFSSAVYFAEAGSENSFFKSIPDAFWWAVVTMTTVGYGDMTPVGVWGKIVGSLCAIAGVLTIALPVPVIVSNFNYFYHRETDQEEMQSQNFNHVTSCPYLPGTLGQHLKKTSLSESSSDMMDLEDGVETTPGLLGEQNRMVPFLGAHLTDKQQLQQQQHHHQQQQQQQQQQQQQQQQQQQQNCCKQPSNGGGGLNGGAGGGGAGVVSGICGGGGGGSYGVNGGGAVIATGAVSGGSVVGGGGTGSGPGGVGGTNNNLQQRHNSALAVSIETDV; from the exons ATGAATATAATCGATATAATCGCAATCATTCCTTATTTCATTACATTAGCTACTGTAgtggccgaagaagaagatacgTTAAATCTTCCCAAGGCACCAGTAAGTCCTCAG GACAAGTCAACGAATCAGGCTATGTCCTTAGCAATATTGCGGGTGATACGATTAGTGCGAGTGTTTCGAATATTTAAATTATCTAGGCATTCGAAAGGATTACAAATTCTAGGCAGAACGTTGAAGGCCTCCATGCGGGAGCTAGGGTTACTGATATTTTTCCTGTTCATCG GCGTGGTACTCTTCTCATCGGCGGTTTATTTTGCGGAAGCAGGAAGCGAAAATTCATTCTTCAAGTCCATACCAGATGCATTTTGGTGGGCTGTAGTTACCATGACTACTGTCGGATATGGTGACATGAC aCCGGTCGGCGTGTGGGGCAAGATCGTGGGCTCGCTGTGCGCTATCGCCGGTGTGCTAACCATCGCACTGCCGGTACCGGTCATCGTCAGCAACTTCAACTACTTCTACCATCGCGAGACGGACCAGGAGGAGATGCAGAGCCAGAACTTCAATCACGTTACCAGCTGTCCATATCTACCTGGCACTCTAG GTCAACACCTAAAGAAAACGTCCCTGTCTGAGTCGTCGTCCGATATGATGGACTTGGAGGACGGGGTCGAAACCACGCCCGGCCTGCTAGGTGAACAGAATCGTATGGTTCCATTTTTAGGAGCGCATCTTACAGATAAACAacaattgcagcagcaacagcaccaccaccagcaacagcaacagcaacagcagcagcagcagcagcaacagcagcagcagcaacagcaaaactgCTGTAAACAACCATCGAACGGTGGGGGAGGTctgaatggtggtgctggtggtggtggtgccggggtTGTTAGTGGtatctgtggtggtggtggtggtggtagctacGGAGTCAATGGTGGCGGCGCAGTCATCGCCACCGGTGCAGTCAGCGGAGGCAGCGTCGTCGGAGGCGGTGGGACCGGTAGTGGCcccggtggcgtcggtggaaCCAATAATAATTTACAACAACGCCATAATAGCGCTTTAGCTGTTAGTATCGAAACCGATGTCTGA